A window of Suncus etruscus isolate mSunEtr1 chromosome 4, mSunEtr1.pri.cur, whole genome shotgun sequence contains these coding sequences:
- the LOC126006851 gene encoding intraflagellar transport protein 46 homolog — protein MADNGNDEFAEENSKNIGLQKGKAGDGETVQEDKNSKLAPQRGSSENDDDGDEDDDDDDGISETDSDDDEDDEHRASLEGAYNPADYEHLPVSAEIKELFQYISRYTPQPIGVDHKLKPFIPDFIPVIGDIDAFLKVPRPDGKPDNLSLLVLDESSTKQSDPMVLSLWLTENSKQHNVTQHMKVKSLEGAEKYPKASDTWIESISELHCSKPPATVHYTRPMPDIDTLMLEWSPEFEELLGKVSLSTAEVDCSLAEYIDMICATLDIPIYKSRIQSLHLLFSLFSEFNNSEHFKALAKGKKTFTPLSSSTPQTEDAEIFTIS, from the coding sequence ATGGCTGACAACGGCAATGACGAGTTTGCAGAAGAAAACAGTAAGAACATAGGACTTCAGAAAGGCAAGGCAGgggatggagagacagtacaggaggaTAAGAACTCGAAACTGGCACCTCAGAGGGGCTCCAGCGAAAATGATGATGACGGTGATGAAGATGACGATGATGATGATGGCATTTCGGAAACCGACTCAGATGATGATGAAGACGACGAGCATAGGGCTTCTTTGGAAGGAGCCTACAATCCTGCGGATTACGAGCATTTGCCCGTTTCTGCGGAGATCAAGGAGCTCTTTCAGTATATCAGTAGGTACACACCTCAGCCTATTGGCGTGGATCACAAGCTGAAGCCTTTCATTCCTGATTTTATCCCGGTCATTGGGGATATCGATGCCTTCTTAAAGGTTCCACGTCCTGATGGGAAGCCTGACAACCTCAGCCTGTTGGTGTTAGATGAGTCGTCCACAAAGCAGTCAGACCCCATGGTGCTCTCCTTGTGGCTAACAGAGAATTCCAAACAGCACAATGTCACGCAACACATGAAAGTAAAAAGTCTGGAAGGAGCAGAGAAATATCCCAAAGCCAGTGACACATGGATTGAGAGCATCTCCGAACTGCACTGTTCAAAGCCCCCCGCAACTGTGCACTACACCAGGCCCATGCCTGACATTGACACACTGATGCTAGAATGGTCCCCCGAATTTGAAGAGCTTTTGGGCAAGGTGAGCCTGTCCACAGCAGAGGTCGACTGCAGCCTGGCAGAGTACATTGACATGATCTGTGCCACCCTGGACATTCCTATCTACAAAAGTCGGATTCAGTCCCTCCACCTGCTCTTTTCCCTCTTTTCAGAATTCAACAACTCCGAGCATTTTAAAGCTCTTGCTAAAGGCAAGAAGACTTTCACCCCTTTATCCAGCTCCACTCCCCAGACTGAAGATGCAGAGATTTTCACCATCAGCTGA